Proteins encoded by one window of Esox lucius isolate fEsoLuc1 chromosome 4, fEsoLuc1.pri, whole genome shotgun sequence:
- the LOC105025215 gene encoding serine/threonine-protein phosphatase 2A 55 kDa regulatory subunit B beta isoform isoform X1: MLNPIQVLCSDITSLSLEPEPFASYTEADIISTVEFNHTGELLATGDKGGRVVIFQREPECKTEPFSQGEYNVYSTFQSHEPEFDYLKSLEIEEKINKIRWLPQQNAAHFLLSTNDKTIKLWKVSERDKRPEGYNLKDEEGRMKDLSTVTSLQVPVLKPMDLMVEVSPRRVFANAHTYHVNSISVNSDHETYMSADDLRINLWHLGITDRSFNIVDIKPVNMEDLTEVITAAEFHPHHCNLFVYSSSKGTLRLCDMRESALCDKHSKLFEEPEDPSNRSFFSEIISSVSDVKFSHSGRYLLTRDYLTAKVWDLNMENKPLEIYQVHDYLRSKLCSLYENDCIFDKFECAWNGSDSVIMTGAYNNFFRMFDRNTKRDVTLEASRESSKPRAVLKPRRVCQGGKRRKDDISVDSLDFTKKILHTAWHPTENIIAIAATNNLYIFQDKLNQEMHG; encoded by the exons ATGTTGAACCCCATCCAGGTCCTGTGCTCCGACATCACTTCCCTCTCTCTGGAGCCTGAGCCGTTTGCCTCTTACACTGAAG CGGACATTATCTCCACTGTAGAGTTCAACCACACTGGAGAACTCCTGGCAACCGGAGATAAGGGAGGGCGAGTGGTCATCTTTCAGAGGGAACCTGAG tGTAAGACAGAGCCATTCTCCCAGGGAGAGTACAATGTCTACAGCACGTTCCAGAGCCATGAGCCAGAGTTTGACTACCTTAAGAGCCTGGAGATCGAGGAGAAGATCAACAAAATACGATGGCTGCCTCAGCAGAACGCCGCCCACTTCCTTCTTTCCACCAATG ATAAGACCATTAAGCTGTGGAAGGTGAGTGAGCGAGACAAGAGGCCTGAAGGCTACAACCTGAAGGATGAGGAGGGCAGGATGAAGGACCTCTCCACTGTCACGTCTCTACAG GTACCAGTGTTGAAGCCCATGGAcctgatggtggaggtcagtccTCGACGTGTGTTTGCCAACGCCCACACCTACCATGTCAACTCCATCTCCGTGAACTCCGACCACGAGACCTACATGTCAGCTGATGACCTAAGAATCAACCTCTGGCACCTAGGAATCACTGACCGCAGCTTCA ACATTGTGGACATAAAGCCTGTGAACATGGAGGACCTGACGGAGGTGATCACCGCAGCGGAGTTCCACCCGCACCACTGTAACCTGTTTGTGTACAGCAGCAGCAAGGGCACACTACGGCTCTGCGACATGAGGGAGTCGGCGCTGTGTGACAAACACTCCAAAT TGTTCGAGGAGCCGGAAGACCCCAGTAACCGCTCCTTCTTCTCTGAGATCATCTCGTCTGTGTCAGACGTCAAGTTCAGCCACAGTGGACGCTACCTGCTGACCAGAGACTACCTCACCGCCAAGGTGTGGGACCTGAACATGGAGAATAAACCCCTGGAGATATACCAG GTGCATGATTACCTCCGCAGCAAGCTGTGCTCTCTCTACGAGAACGACTGCATCTTCGACAAGTTTGAGTGTGCTTGGAACGGCTCAGACAG TGTCATCATGACGGGGGCGTACAACAACTTCTTCCGAATGTTTGACCGGAACACCAAGCGTGACGTGACCCTGGAGGCCTCCAGAGAGAGCAGCAAGCCCCGTGCCGTGCTAAAGCCTCGCCGGGTCTGCCAGGGCGGGAAGCGCCGCAAGGATGACATAAGTGTGGACAGCCTGGACTTCACCAAGAAGATTTTACACACAGCCTGGCACCCCACGGAGAACATCATCGCCATCGCAGCCACCAATAATCTGTACATCTTCCAGGACAAACTCAACCAGGAGATGCACGgctga
- the LOC105025215 gene encoding serine/threonine-protein phosphatase 2A 55 kDa regulatory subunit B gamma isoform isoform X2, whose amino-acid sequence MGEDTDTTRALNHGFLRDHNYVTEADIISTVEFNHTGELLATGDKGGRVVIFQREPECKTEPFSQGEYNVYSTFQSHEPEFDYLKSLEIEEKINKIRWLPQQNAAHFLLSTNDKTIKLWKVSERDKRPEGYNLKDEEGRMKDLSTVTSLQVPVLKPMDLMVEVSPRRVFANAHTYHVNSISVNSDHETYMSADDLRINLWHLGITDRSFNIVDIKPVNMEDLTEVITAAEFHPHHCNLFVYSSSKGTLRLCDMRESALCDKHSKLFEEPEDPSNRSFFSEIISSVSDVKFSHSGRYLLTRDYLTAKVWDLNMENKPLEIYQVHDYLRSKLCSLYENDCIFDKFECAWNGSDSVIMTGAYNNFFRMFDRNTKRDVTLEASRESSKPRAVLKPRRVCQGGKRRKDDISVDSLDFTKKILHTAWHPTENIIAIAATNNLYIFQDKLNQEMHG is encoded by the exons ATGGGCGAAGACACTGACACCACCCGAGCACTCAACCACGGCTTCCTCCGAGACCACAACTATGTGACTGAAG CGGACATTATCTCCACTGTAGAGTTCAACCACACTGGAGAACTCCTGGCAACCGGAGATAAGGGAGGGCGAGTGGTCATCTTTCAGAGGGAACCTGAG tGTAAGACAGAGCCATTCTCCCAGGGAGAGTACAATGTCTACAGCACGTTCCAGAGCCATGAGCCAGAGTTTGACTACCTTAAGAGCCTGGAGATCGAGGAGAAGATCAACAAAATACGATGGCTGCCTCAGCAGAACGCCGCCCACTTCCTTCTTTCCACCAATG ATAAGACCATTAAGCTGTGGAAGGTGAGTGAGCGAGACAAGAGGCCTGAAGGCTACAACCTGAAGGATGAGGAGGGCAGGATGAAGGACCTCTCCACTGTCACGTCTCTACAG GTACCAGTGTTGAAGCCCATGGAcctgatggtggaggtcagtccTCGACGTGTGTTTGCCAACGCCCACACCTACCATGTCAACTCCATCTCCGTGAACTCCGACCACGAGACCTACATGTCAGCTGATGACCTAAGAATCAACCTCTGGCACCTAGGAATCACTGACCGCAGCTTCA ACATTGTGGACATAAAGCCTGTGAACATGGAGGACCTGACGGAGGTGATCACCGCAGCGGAGTTCCACCCGCACCACTGTAACCTGTTTGTGTACAGCAGCAGCAAGGGCACACTACGGCTCTGCGACATGAGGGAGTCGGCGCTGTGTGACAAACACTCCAAAT TGTTCGAGGAGCCGGAAGACCCCAGTAACCGCTCCTTCTTCTCTGAGATCATCTCGTCTGTGTCAGACGTCAAGTTCAGCCACAGTGGACGCTACCTGCTGACCAGAGACTACCTCACCGCCAAGGTGTGGGACCTGAACATGGAGAATAAACCCCTGGAGATATACCAG GTGCATGATTACCTCCGCAGCAAGCTGTGCTCTCTCTACGAGAACGACTGCATCTTCGACAAGTTTGAGTGTGCTTGGAACGGCTCAGACAG TGTCATCATGACGGGGGCGTACAACAACTTCTTCCGAATGTTTGACCGGAACACCAAGCGTGACGTGACCCTGGAGGCCTCCAGAGAGAGCAGCAAGCCCCGTGCCGTGCTAAAGCCTCGCCGGGTCTGCCAGGGCGGGAAGCGCCGCAAGGATGACATAAGTGTGGACAGCCTGGACTTCACCAAGAAGATTTTACACACAGCCTGGCACCCCACGGAGAACATCATCGCCATCGCAGCCACCAATAATCTGTACATCTTCCAGGACAAACTCAACCAGGAGATGCACGgctga